The Porites lutea chromosome 4, jaPorLute2.1, whole genome shotgun sequence genome contains a region encoding:
- the LOC140935255 gene encoding ras-related protein Rab-27A-like isoform X1 — translation MSEEKDQDREYLIKFLALGDSGVGKTSLLYQYTDGQFNPRFVPTIGIDFREKRAIHHPLTADGSRSTRGQRVHLQLWDTAGQERFRSLTTAFFRDAMGFLLVFDLTHEQSFLNIRNWLNQLQTHAYCENPDIVLIGNKADLEDQKQVDENEARRLAETLGLKYFETSALSGQNVSESVEALLDQVMKRMENCVDKATLPNNVFNNNPNRGPRLCEVDEANDESQGGCSC, via the exons ATGTCTGAAGAAAAGGATCAAGACAGAGAGTATTTGATCAAATTTTTAGCGCTTGGAGACTCGGGAGTAGGAAAAACAAGTCTCTTATATCAGTACACAGATGGACAATTTAACCCGCGGTTTGTACCCACGATAGGGATCGACTTCAGGGAAAAAAGAGCG ATACACCATCCTCTGACAGCAGATGGCAGCCGTTCAACAAGAGGACAGAGAGTTCATCTTCAACTTTGGGATACTGCAGGCCAGGAAAG ATTTAGGAGCTTAACCACAGCATTCTTTCGGGATGCCATGGGATTCCTTCTTGTCTTTGATCTTACACATGAGCAATCTTTCCTCAATATTAGGAACTGGTTAAATCAGCTACAGACGCATGCTTATTGTGAAAATCCTGATATAG TTCTAATTGGTAATAAAGCAGACCTAGAAGATCAGAAACAAGTAGATGAGAATGAAGCTAGAAGACTAGCAGAGACCTTGGGTCTGAAGTATTTTGAGACTAGTGCATTGAGTGGACAAAATGTTAGTGAGTCTGTAGAAGCTCTTCTTGACCAG GTCATGAAAAGAATGGAAAACTGTGTTGATAAAGCAACACTGCCCAATAATGTGTTTAACAACAATCCAAACAGAGGCCCAAGGTTGTGTGAAGTAGATGAAGCAAATGATGAATCACAGGGGGGTTGTTCATGTTGA
- the LOC140935255 gene encoding ras-related protein Rab-27A-like isoform X2: MADADYDFLLKFLALGDSGVGKTSLLYQYTDGTFNPKFISTVGIDFREKRVIHHPLTADGSRSTRGQRVHLQLWDTAGQERFRSLTTAFFRDAMGFLLVFDLTHEQSFLNIRNWLNQLQTHAYCENPDIVLIGNKADLEDQKQVDENEARRLAETLGLKYFETSALSGQNVSESVEALLDQVMKRMENCVDKATLPNNVFNNNPNRGPRLCEVDEANDESQGGCSC; encoded by the exons ATGGCGGACGCCGATTATGACtttcttttaaagtttttgGCTCTCGGCGACTCCGGCGTCGGTAAAACTAGTCTTCTATATCAATATACAGATGGGACATTTAATCCGAAATTTATTTCTACGGTTGGAATTGATTTTCGGGAAAAGCGAGTG ATACACCATCCTCTGACAGCAGATGGCAGCCGTTCAACAAGAGGACAGAGAGTTCATCTTCAACTTTGGGATACTGCAGGCCAGGAAAG ATTTAGGAGCTTAACCACAGCATTCTTTCGGGATGCCATGGGATTCCTTCTTGTCTTTGATCTTACACATGAGCAATCTTTCCTCAATATTAGGAACTGGTTAAATCAGCTACAGACGCATGCTTATTGTGAAAATCCTGATATAG TTCTAATTGGTAATAAAGCAGACCTAGAAGATCAGAAACAAGTAGATGAGAATGAAGCTAGAAGACTAGCAGAGACCTTGGGTCTGAAGTATTTTGAGACTAGTGCATTGAGTGGACAAAATGTTAGTGAGTCTGTAGAAGCTCTTCTTGACCAG GTCATGAAAAGAATGGAAAACTGTGTTGATAAAGCAACACTGCCCAATAATGTGTTTAACAACAATCCAAACAGAGGCCCAAGGTTGTGTGAAGTAGATGAAGCAAATGATGAATCACAGGGGGGTTGTTCATGTTGA
- the LOC140935255 gene encoding ras-related protein Rab-27A-like isoform X3, with translation MGFLLVFDLTHEQSFLNIRNWLNQLQTHAYCENPDIVLIGNKADLEDQKQVDENEARRLAETLGLKYFETSALSGQNVSESVEALLDQVMKRMENCVDKATLPNNVFNNNPNRGPRLCEVDEANDESQGGCSC, from the exons ATGGGATTCCTTCTTGTCTTTGATCTTACACATGAGCAATCTTTCCTCAATATTAGGAACTGGTTAAATCAGCTACAGACGCATGCTTATTGTGAAAATCCTGATATAG TTCTAATTGGTAATAAAGCAGACCTAGAAGATCAGAAACAAGTAGATGAGAATGAAGCTAGAAGACTAGCAGAGACCTTGGGTCTGAAGTATTTTGAGACTAGTGCATTGAGTGGACAAAATGTTAGTGAGTCTGTAGAAGCTCTTCTTGACCAG GTCATGAAAAGAATGGAAAACTGTGTTGATAAAGCAACACTGCCCAATAATGTGTTTAACAACAATCCAAACAGAGGCCCAAGGTTGTGTGAAGTAGATGAAGCAAATGATGAATCACAGGGGGGTTGTTCATGTTGA
- the LOC140933956 gene encoding cyclin-H-like, with protein sequence MFHSSTQRKHWTFANEIELTGIREEVNNAYCQRFRENPSTKKDVNFLTVEEERSLIEYYQLVLIEVCDKFKPPVPNAVTATAVAYLKRFYLKTSVMDHPPKEMFLVCLYMACKVEEHNVSVDKFVEILPPDRREKTKDFILAHELLLMQCLNFHLTVHNPYRPMEGFIIDLKTRCPKLGDPEKWRSSAEEFLRKALLTDVSLLFSPSQIALAALFSASKGVIGSYIGENLGEHQKHVLSQIQQLVTMVTSKVKSSPSKEQVKSLELKLKGCRNPENNPDSKLFKKKKMDKEKAMDESF encoded by the coding sequence ATGTTTCACTCGAGCACACAGCGAAAACACTGGACGTTTGCAAATGAAATCGAATTGACTGGTATCCGTGAAGAAGTAAATAATGCTTACTGTCAACGGTTCCGCGAAAACCCTTCAACGAAGAAAGATGTCAACTTTCTCACTGTTGAAGAGGAAAGAAGTTTGATTGAGTACTATCAATTAGTTTTGATCGAAGTTTGTGATAAATTTAAGCCTCCTGTACCCAACGCTGTGACAGCAACAGCCGTAGCTTATCTGAAGcgcttttatttgaaaacatcGGTCATGGATCACCCCCCTAAGGAGATGTTTTTGGTGTGTTTGTATATGGCGTGTAAAGTGGAAGAACACAACGTGTCTGTGGACAAATTTGTAGAAATTCTACCACCTGATCGAAGAGAGAAGACCAAAGACTTTATCCTAGCTCATGAGCTACTACTTATGCAATGTCTGAACTTCCATTTGACAGTACACAACCCGTACAGACCCATGGAGGGATTTATCATTGATCTTAAAACAAGATGCCCTAAGTTAGGAGACCCAGAAAAATGGCGTTCTTCTGCAGAAGAATTCCTTCGCAAAGCGCTGTTGACCGATGTTTCATTACTTTTCTCGCCATCTCAGATTGCCTTAGCGGCACTCTTCAGTGCATCAAAAGGAGTTATAGGCTCTTACATCGGGGAGAATCTTGGAGAACATCAAAAGCATGTTCTGAGTCAAATTCAACAGTTAGTCACCATGGTGACCTCTAAAGTTAAATCTTCACCGAGTAAAGAACAAGTGAAAAGTCTAGAGCTGAAATTAAAAGGCTGTCGCAACCCTGAAAACAATCCTGACAGTAAActgtttaagaaaaagaaaatggacaaGGAAAAAGCTATGGATGAGAGCTTTTAA
- the LOC140933214 gene encoding protein angel homolog 2-like → MASGQSVRSFFTPAAKKCKYLEQTHQMADGIRPDQANMIKDSLNRDADGNMAWNSQHVGLDNHGSAQYFNSIPRHMPPGQHQMPDNASLGQYHNSERLAAGYSWQQHEREQPSPGYFQQENLDNQINPAEQRALFSSPLELGRRWYHLHRTCYRQQRSQNFGFTVVSYNVLADGLLNAHSDLYAGTEQWLQQWEYRRRNLLKEILHYKADIVCLQEVEESHYQDWFEPKLREKGYSGVYKKRTGDKTDGCATFFKASRFTLVKTKLVSFRKPEVKLMDRDNVAVVLLLEPRTAVRSSHQAANSVCVSNTHLLFNKKRGDIKLSQLACLLAEIAEIAAISTSDQGDIRYHPIICCGDFNSVPFSPIYEFVVRGLLDYKGMHRDNFSGQNHFRNSFPPRQALSSNLIPWELGITTSGVKRNDSQKANPAASYEPSNSTNSTEDKIKGGNSDCGSTGQEAVGDSAGIKKTQDENLSLTSSQCSKGENSDIYLACSSTSLPKKDSQSLVCLEVGDIWPEGELTAPPPIENKTERDLYNACTTQQHPFNFFSVYRHYFKNRRPEVTTFHDRACTTVDYMFVSPGLQRSCRRCRSRHGPLQLTGKLDLLSEDAIWDLGGLPNKFLSSDHLSLVSSFLLHV, encoded by the exons ATGGCATCAGGTCAATCTGTAAGGTCTTTCTTCACTCCTGCAGCTAAAAAATGCAAATACCTTGAACAAACACATCAGATGGCAGATGGAATACGACCAGATCAAGCTAACATGATCAAGGATTCATTGAACCGAG ATGCTGATGGAAACATGGCATGGAACAGTCAACACGTAGGGCTTGATAATCATGGATCAGCACAGTATTTCAACAGCATACCAAGACACATGCCACCAGGACAGCATCAGATGCCAGACAATGCATCACTAGGCCAATATCATAACAGTGAGCGACTGGCTGCTGGGTATTCATGGCAACAGCATGAAAGAGAACAGCCTTCTCCTGGATATTTTCAGCAGGAAAATTTGGATAACCAGATTAATCCGGCAGAACAACGTGCTTTGTTCAGCTCTCCTTTAGAGTTAGGCCGCAGGTGGTACCATTTACACAGAACATGCTATCGCCAGCAAAGAAGTCAAAATTTTGGTTTCACGGTTGTTTCATATAATGTGTTAGCTGATGGCTTACTTAATGCACACAGTGATTTGTATGCTGGAACAGAGCAATGGCTACAACAGTGGGAGTACAGGCGGAGAAATTTACTGAAAGAAATTCTTCATTACAAAGCAGAT ATTGTCTGTCTTCAAGAAGTAGAAGAAAGCCACTACCAAGATTGGTTTGAACCTAAGCTaagagaaaaag GTTACAGTGGAGTGTACAAAAAAAGAACTGGTGACAAAACTGATGGATGTGCAACATTCTTCAAAGCATCCAGGTTTACGTTGGTGAAAACCAAGCTGGTTTCTTTCAGAAAACCGGAAGTCAAACTGATGGACCGTGACAATGTAGCTGTTGTGTTACTTTTAGAGCCGAGGACGGCAGTACGCTCCTCGCATCAGGCAGCCAATTCAGTGTGTGTGTCCAACACTCACTTACTGTTTAACAAGAAAAGGGGAGACATCAAGCTTTCACAACTAGCTTGCTTGTTAGCTGAAATTGCTGAGATAGCAGCCATTTCCACATCTGATCAAGGTGATATTCGTTACCATCCTATCATATGTTGTGGGGACTTTAATAGCGTTCCATTTTCTCCAATTTACGAATTTGTCGTGCGGGGATTGCTGGATTATAAAGGAATGCATCGTGATAATTTTTCAGGGCAGAACCATTTTCGAAACAGTTTTCCACCAAGACAGGCCCTCTCAAGCAATCTTATTCCATGGGAATTGGGAATTACAACGTCTGGCGTCAAAAGAAACGATTCACAAAAAGCAAATCCTGCCGCGAGCTATGAGCCTAGTAATTCAACAAACAGTACGGAAGACAAGATAAAAGGTGGTAACTCAGATTGTGGAAGTACTGGTCAAGAAGCTGTTGGAGACAGTGCTGGGATAAAGAAGACACAAGACGAAAATCTCAGTTTAACTTCCAGTCAGTGCAGTAAAGGGGAAAATAGCGACATTTACTTAGCATGCTCTAGCACATCTTTACCAAAAAAAGATTCTCAGTCACTCGTTTGCTTGGAGGTTGGAGATATTTGGCCGGAAGGGGAACTAACTGCCCCTCCTCCTATAGAGAACAAAACGGAGCGAGATTTGTACAATGCATGTACAACCCAGCAACATCCTTTCAACTTCTTCAGTGTCTACAGGCATTACTTCAAAAaccgacgaccggaagtgactACGTTTCATGATCGAGCATGCACCACTGTTGATTATATGTTCGTATCTCCTGGGCTTCAACGGTCTTGTCGCAGGTGCCGGTCTCGACATGGACCCTTACAACTGACTGGTAAACTGGATCTTCTCTCCGAGGATGCTATTTGGGATCTTGGCGGGCTTCCTAACAAGTTCCTGTCTTCTGATCATCTGTCGTTGGTATCATCATTTTTATTGCACGTTTGA